Proteins co-encoded in one Dyadobacter sp. CECT 9275 genomic window:
- the egtB gene encoding ergothioneine biosynthesis protein EgtB, whose protein sequence is MQPENNIAELTALDLREEYILVRNLSEKICEPLEKEDYVPQPVPFVSPPKWHLAHSTWFFETFILSNYLPGYQIFHSDFSYLFNSYYNNVGNRILRTNRGNITRPTIETVYAYRQYVDQHMAIILESVDDSRLLDLVQLGLHHEQQHQELMITDIKYILGHNPIFPVYKIGGTLFDPENTEEGFVDMGEGIYEIGHKGNGFCFDNELGNHKVYLHPFSISKSLVTNEEYLNFMAAGGYQDFNLWLDEGWAWVNDNQVSSPLYWHNIDGTWFQYSLEGLQKVNPKAVLSHISYFEAAAFAQWKGMRLPTEFEWEAAAERLNWGARWEWTNSAYLPYPGFTRAAGAVGEYNGKFMINQMVLRGASVATSPGHSRKTYRNFFHTNERWQFTGIRLAR, encoded by the coding sequence TTCCGAAAAAATATGCGAACCACTTGAAAAAGAGGACTATGTGCCCCAGCCCGTTCCGTTTGTAAGCCCGCCCAAATGGCACCTGGCACACTCCACCTGGTTTTTCGAAACATTTATTTTATCAAACTACCTTCCAGGGTACCAGATTTTCCATTCGGATTTCAGCTATCTTTTTAACAGTTATTACAATAATGTAGGCAATCGTATTCTGCGCACCAACCGTGGAAATATCACCCGCCCCACGATCGAAACCGTGTATGCATATCGTCAGTATGTGGACCAGCACATGGCCATTATACTGGAATCTGTAGATGACAGTCGCCTGCTCGATTTAGTACAACTAGGCCTCCACCATGAACAGCAACACCAGGAGCTGATGATCACAGATATTAAATATATCCTTGGCCACAACCCCATTTTCCCGGTTTACAAAATTGGCGGCACTTTATTTGATCCCGAAAATACCGAAGAAGGGTTCGTCGACATGGGAGAAGGGATATATGAAATCGGCCACAAAGGTAACGGCTTCTGCTTCGATAATGAGCTGGGCAACCATAAGGTATATCTCCATCCTTTCAGCATCAGTAAATCACTGGTAACCAACGAAGAGTATCTTAACTTCATGGCGGCTGGTGGATACCAGGATTTCAATCTCTGGCTGGATGAAGGATGGGCCTGGGTAAATGATAACCAGGTCAGTTCCCCTCTGTACTGGCATAATATTGACGGAACCTGGTTTCAGTATTCTTTGGAAGGTCTTCAAAAAGTAAATCCCAAGGCGGTATTAAGCCATATCAGTTATTTTGAAGCAGCTGCATTTGCGCAATGGAAGGGCATGCGGCTTCCCACGGAATTTGAATGGGAGGCGGCGGCGGAGCGCCTGAACTGGGGAGCGAGATGGGAATGGACCAACAGTGCCTATCTCCCCTATCCTGGTTTTACCCGCGCAGCAGGTGCCGTTGGTGAATACAATGGCAAGTTCATGATCAATCAGATGGTTTTACGGGGAGCATCGGTGGCCACTTCGCCGGGGCATAGCCGTAAAACTTACCGCAACTTTTTCCATACCAATGAACGTTGGCAATTTACGGGTATCCGCCTGGCCAGATAG
- a CDS encoding L-histidine N(alpha)-methyltransferase gives MRSTTTPLYDLSQADDAAVIVEENLNLAVEIDHGLSADLKFISSKFLYDDTGSSIFRKIMQMKEYYPTACEFEILSLQSAQIIDSLNFGRPFNIVEFGAGDGIKTRQLLKKLLETGIDFTYVPIDISEQALADLQENMIEALPELKMKPLAGDYFSMFHAISDAATPNLFLFLGSNIGNYPAEAASELLSSFYAAMSSGDKLLIGFDLQKNPKVIRNAYDDPHGITKAFNLNLLTRINRELQANFQVSQFDFYCHYDPISGEVKSYLVSLVAQKVWIQALGKEFSFQQNELIWTELSQKYTFEQINSLAKENGFIVNHNFLDCRHYFTDSLWEK, from the coding sequence ATGCGTTCGACAACCACACCACTCTATGATCTCAGTCAGGCTGACGATGCCGCTGTAATTGTAGAAGAAAATCTAAACCTTGCAGTTGAAATTGATCATGGTCTTTCGGCTGATCTTAAATTTATCTCCTCCAAATTTTTGTATGACGATACCGGAAGTTCTATCTTCCGCAAGATCATGCAAATGAAGGAATACTATCCCACAGCATGCGAATTTGAAATCCTTTCGCTTCAAAGTGCTCAGATCATCGATAGCCTCAACTTCGGCCGACCATTTAATATTGTTGAATTTGGGGCAGGCGATGGTATCAAGACACGCCAGCTGTTAAAGAAACTACTCGAAACGGGGATTGATTTTACCTATGTCCCTATTGACATTTCCGAACAGGCTCTTGCTGATTTGCAGGAGAATATGATAGAAGCTTTGCCGGAGCTGAAAATGAAACCGTTGGCCGGAGATTACTTTTCCATGTTCCATGCGATTTCCGATGCTGCCACGCCCAATCTTTTTCTTTTCCTGGGAAGTAATATAGGCAACTATCCCGCGGAAGCAGCAAGCGAACTGCTCAGCAGTTTTTATGCAGCCATGTCGTCCGGGGATAAACTACTTATTGGGTTTGACTTACAAAAAAACCCGAAAGTGATCCGGAATGCTTATGATGACCCGCATGGCATCACAAAAGCTTTTAACCTCAATTTACTGACACGGATCAACAGAGAATTACAAGCCAATTTTCAGGTCAGCCAGTTTGACTTTTATTGTCATTATGACCCCATTTCGGGCGAAGTGAAGAGCTATCTTGTGAGCCTGGTTGCGCAAAAAGTCTGGATACAGGCACTGGGAAAAGAATTCAGCTTTCAGCAGAATGAACTGATATGGACGGAGTTATCTCAGAAATATACCTTTGAACAGATTAATAGCCTGGCCAAAGAAAACGGGTTCATTGTAAATCATAATTTCCTTGACTGCCGGCACTATTTCACCGACAGCCTTTGGGAAAAATAA
- a CDS encoding YceI family protein translates to MKKIKLKIAGLIFSTGALASFSAWTITEWKINPDFSIQFDGKYAHGNFENLSGTIHFDEQHPEASGFDVSVEVASINTGNKLKNKHARSDKWFDAEQFPLIRYRSSSVAKSDSGYVVTGHLELHGVVKIVAIPFNFVHQNGKSIFSGRFAINRADFGIGKASGDQSDSTRILLTVPVTPN, encoded by the coding sequence ATGAAAAAGATAAAATTAAAAATCGCCGGGTTGATCTTTTCAACCGGCGCACTTGCTTCGTTTTCCGCCTGGACGATCACCGAATGGAAGATCAATCCGGATTTTTCCATTCAGTTTGACGGCAAATATGCCCATGGAAATTTTGAAAATCTGAGCGGGACGATTCATTTTGACGAGCAGCATCCGGAGGCGTCCGGTTTTGATGTTTCCGTAGAGGTAGCTTCCATTAACACCGGCAATAAATTAAAGAACAAACATGCCCGAAGCGACAAATGGTTTGATGCTGAACAATTTCCGCTGATCCGGTACCGATCCTCCAGTGTGGCAAAATCAGATTCTGGTTATGTGGTAACGGGGCACCTGGAACTGCATGGTGTTGTAAAAATCGTCGCGATACCTTTTAACTTTGTACATCAAAACGGCAAATCCATTTTCAGTGGCCGGTTTGCCATTAATCGTGCGGATTTTGGAATCGGGAAAGCTTCCGGGGATCAGTCCGACTCCACCCGGATCCTGCTCACTGTTCCGGTTACGCCGAATTAA
- a CDS encoding ThuA domain-containing protein: MKSISLFLFLSLLVLLHTNAVAQTDVSKYRVVYKGESGPGVGKHIVFIATDHEYRGEESLPEFARILAKRYGFTCTVIFALDDKGNILPGSSNLKGLAVLDKADLMVLFTRFSNFPDEEMQHFDNYLKRGGSIVAFRTSTHAFRNKENPKWGHYSYDYDGPKAAWKDGFGEYVLGETWVSHYGTNHKQSSKILIEDSKKNHPIMTGVKDMWVQSGGYTAYPKGEVLARGQVLNGMTRDSEPDKTKELLAVAWTKNYKIEGGKTGRSFTTTHGASEDILNDGFRRMAVNAMFWAMGMEKSIKPTNNIAFVGPYKPTTFNFDGYKTNVKPADLAGWDSLIMPGEVFKRKSK; encoded by the coding sequence ATGAAAAGCATCTCACTGTTCCTTTTCCTTTCGCTTTTGGTCCTGTTGCATACAAATGCAGTTGCGCAGACTGACGTGAGCAAATACCGGGTTGTCTATAAAGGAGAATCGGGGCCGGGGGTAGGGAAACATATCGTTTTTATTGCCACAGACCATGAATACCGGGGTGAAGAATCTCTGCCTGAATTTGCCCGGATACTTGCCAAACGCTACGGATTTACCTGCACGGTGATATTTGCGCTGGATGACAAAGGAAATATTCTTCCCGGCAGTTCCAATCTGAAAGGACTGGCAGTGCTGGACAAGGCCGACCTGATGGTACTCTTTACCAGATTTTCCAATTTCCCGGACGAGGAAATGCAGCATTTTGATAACTACCTGAAAAGAGGCGGGTCTATTGTGGCTTTCAGGACCTCCACGCATGCTTTCAGAAATAAGGAGAATCCTAAATGGGGACATTATTCCTATGATTATGACGGTCCGAAGGCCGCCTGGAAAGACGGTTTTGGAGAATACGTCCTGGGCGAGACCTGGGTATCTCATTACGGTACCAACCACAAACAGTCCTCAAAGATCCTGATTGAAGACAGTAAGAAAAATCATCCAATCATGACAGGTGTAAAAGATATGTGGGTACAGTCGGGAGGGTATACGGCCTATCCCAAAGGAGAAGTTTTGGCGCGCGGGCAGGTATTAAACGGTATGACCCGGGACTCCGAGCCAGACAAAACCAAGGAGCTGCTGGCCGTAGCCTGGACAAAAAATTACAAAATCGAGGGAGGGAAAACGGGCCGGTCCTTTACAACCACACACGGCGCATCTGAAGATATATTAAATGATGGCTTCAGAAGAATGGCTGTGAATGCTATGTTTTGGGCCATGGGCATGGAGAAAAGCATCAAGCCTACCAATAATATCGCCTTCGTGGGCCCTTACAAGCCGACCACTTTTAACTTTGACGGATATAAAACGAATGTGAAACCGGCAGATCTGGCCGGCTGGGATTCACTGATCATGCCCGGTGAGGTTTTTAAGAGGAAAAGCAAATAA
- a CDS encoding metallophosphoesterase family protein, with the protein MQRRNLLKGIGLIAGGFALPELTLAKGEKDAEPVLRIAHLTDIHIKKGIRAALGFEKCLHHVQNLPDKPDMIINGGDAVMGARNTSADKSTREWEIFHQVLKSENGLPMISCIGNHDIWCKQDKVTAFYDGKARALELLELQRSYFSLDRNGWHIIVLDSIHAKAEGAGYTALLDEKQLAWLRADLQNTDKKIPILVVSHVPILSACVFLDGQNVRNGGWELPGSWMHTDCHELTKLFYSYPNVKLAISGHIHLHDKVEYNNITYCCNGAVSGNYWFGKYRQTKPGYAMIDLYADGTFNNRYVTY; encoded by the coding sequence ATGCAGAGAAGAAATTTACTGAAAGGTATCGGGCTCATTGCTGGCGGCTTTGCATTGCCCGAATTGACACTCGCCAAAGGGGAAAAGGATGCAGAACCAGTATTAAGAATAGCCCATCTCACGGATATTCACATAAAGAAAGGAATACGGGCCGCTCTCGGCTTTGAAAAATGCCTTCATCATGTCCAGAACCTGCCGGACAAACCCGATATGATCATCAATGGCGGAGATGCCGTAATGGGTGCCCGAAATACTTCAGCAGATAAATCCACACGCGAATGGGAAATATTTCATCAGGTTTTAAAAAGTGAAAACGGGCTGCCGATGATATCCTGTATCGGAAATCATGATATCTGGTGTAAGCAAGATAAGGTAACCGCATTTTATGACGGCAAAGCCAGGGCTCTGGAATTGCTGGAATTACAAAGGAGTTATTTCAGTCTGGATCGGAATGGCTGGCATATCATTGTTCTGGACAGTATCCACGCCAAAGCCGAAGGAGCCGGATACACCGCCCTACTGGATGAAAAACAACTGGCCTGGCTTAGAGCGGACCTTCAAAATACGGATAAAAAGATACCCATTCTGGTAGTATCCCATGTTCCCATTCTGTCAGCATGTGTGTTTCTGGATGGCCAGAACGTCAGAAACGGTGGCTGGGAGTTACCCGGCAGTTGGATGCACACAGACTGCCATGAACTCACCAAACTTTTCTACTCCTACCCCAACGTAAAACTTGCGATCAGCGGGCACATTCACCTGCACGACAAAGTAGAATACAATAACATAACCTATTGCTGCAACGGCGCGGTGAGCGGGAACTACTGGTTTGGAAAATACCGCCAGACAAAACCGGGCTATGCTATGATTGACCTTTATGCCGACGGCACTTTTAATAACCGGTATGTTACATATTAA
- a CDS encoding SDR family NAD(P)-dependent oxidoreductase has protein sequence METTNKIALVTGGSRGLGKNMALRLAEKGNDVIVVYRGNEKEAVEVVGEIEKLGQKAAALQLDVAAHKTFDEFFLKLLEVLKTGWGRTNLDFLVNNAGIGRYAAIADTTEEDFDDLMNINFKGVYFLTQKALPFLADGGRIVNLSTGLARFSTAGYAAYASMKGAIEVFTRYLAKELGHRGITANVVAPGIIHTDFTKSAFEGNPGMEEHINSVIALGRVGMPEDIGGIVAFLCSKDAGWINAQRIEASGGMFL, from the coding sequence ATGGAAACAACAAATAAAATAGCACTGGTAACAGGTGGCAGCAGAGGATTAGGGAAAAATATGGCCCTTCGGCTTGCCGAAAAAGGGAATGATGTGATCGTGGTGTATCGCGGTAATGAAAAAGAGGCCGTGGAGGTGGTGGGAGAAATTGAAAAACTTGGACAAAAAGCGGCTGCCCTGCAACTCGATGTAGCTGCTCACAAGACTTTTGACGAGTTTTTTCTGAAACTGTTGGAAGTGCTGAAAACCGGATGGGGCAGGACCAACTTAGATTTTTTAGTTAACAACGCAGGTATAGGACGGTATGCTGCCATCGCAGATACCACGGAGGAGGATTTTGATGATCTTATGAATATCAATTTTAAAGGAGTGTATTTTCTTACACAAAAGGCACTTCCGTTTCTTGCCGATGGTGGCAGGATCGTAAACCTTTCCACCGGCCTGGCTAGGTTCTCCACGGCTGGATATGCTGCTTATGCTTCCATGAAAGGTGCCATAGAGGTGTTTACAAGGTATCTCGCAAAAGAATTAGGGCACCGCGGAATCACTGCCAACGTGGTTGCTCCGGGCATTATCCATACCGATTTTACCAAATCCGCATTTGAAGGAAATCCGGGTATGGAGGAACATATCAATTCGGTCATCGCACTGGGCAGGGTTGGGATGCCGGAGGATATAGGCGGAATCGTTGCCTTTTTGTGTTCCAAGGATGCAGGCTGGATCAATGCGCAGCGTATTGAGGCTTCGGGCGGCATGTTTCTGTAA
- a CDS encoding helix-turn-helix domain-containing protein → MKQITTVQEFYEDISQLIPERIQKEIGHFNVFRTEELLASKQRQMPYNRRAYYKISLILGKNRAEYADKIIDIEHNALLFATPQIPYNWQPLDDKQSGVFCIFSEDFFTQSTSGVRLAELPVFQPGGNPVFFLQADQVEEVKSIFGKMIRELESDYAYKYDLIRNYIIELIHTGQKLQPMTALHPETNATRRVSSLFMELLERQFPVEPPHQRLRFRSAKDYADQLAIHVNYLNKVLKEITGKTTTDLIVERIVTEAKVLLKHTDWNVSEIAYSLGFEEPAHFNNLFKKHTSLTPKAFRA, encoded by the coding sequence ATGAAACAGATCACCACAGTTCAGGAGTTTTATGAGGATATCTCTCAGCTTATCCCTGAAAGAATCCAAAAGGAAATCGGGCATTTCAATGTTTTCAGAACGGAAGAACTGCTCGCTTCCAAGCAGCGACAGATGCCTTATAACAGGAGGGCTTATTACAAAATAAGTTTGATTCTGGGGAAAAACAGAGCTGAATATGCCGATAAAATTATCGACATCGAACACAACGCATTGCTGTTTGCAACTCCTCAGATACCTTATAACTGGCAGCCGCTGGATGATAAACAGTCTGGGGTATTTTGTATTTTTTCGGAGGATTTCTTCACGCAGAGTACCAGCGGAGTACGGTTAGCAGAGCTGCCGGTTTTTCAACCAGGCGGCAATCCCGTCTTTTTCCTTCAGGCGGATCAGGTGGAGGAGGTTAAGAGTATCTTCGGTAAAATGATACGGGAACTGGAATCCGACTATGCGTACAAGTATGATCTCATCCGGAACTATATTATTGAACTGATTCATACTGGGCAGAAATTGCAGCCTATGACTGCCCTGCATCCGGAAACCAACGCAACGCGCCGGGTGTCATCCCTGTTTATGGAGTTGCTGGAAAGGCAGTTTCCGGTGGAGCCGCCGCATCAGCGACTCCGCTTCCGTTCGGCAAAAGATTATGCCGACCAACTGGCGATCCATGTCAACTATCTCAATAAGGTATTGAAGGAGATAACCGGAAAGACCACTACCGATCTTATTGTGGAGAGGATCGTGACGGAGGCAAAGGTGCTACTGAAACATACTGATTGGAATGTGTCCGAGATCGCCTATTCGCTGGGTTTTGAAGAGCCTGCACATTTTAATAACCTTTTTAAAAAACATACTTCCCTCACCCCAAAGGCATTTCGGGCATAG
- a CDS encoding alpha/beta hydrolase, translating to MFKKQFYFGISFLLLVSFISQAAIIDTVTTYSAVMKKNIKAVVITPDNYSSAKELPVVYLLHGYSDNYAGWLKKAPGFEKAVDIHNMIIVCPDGGFSSWYWDSPVDPSYQYETYVSKELVAFVDQKYKTIKNRKGRGITGLSMGGHGALYLAMKHQDVFGAGGSMSGGLDIRSYPNNWDMAKRIGKYSEQPQVWEQNTVAGLLHLLTPNSLALIIDCGVDDFFFKVNENLHAQLLYRGIPHDYITRPGAHSWPYWANAVQYQLLYMSSFFQKESK from the coding sequence ATGTTTAAGAAACAGTTTTACTTCGGCATCAGCTTTTTGCTTTTAGTATCCTTCATTTCGCAGGCCGCCATTATTGATACCGTCACCACCTACAGTGCGGTGATGAAAAAAAACATCAAGGCCGTCGTGATTACACCTGACAATTATTCCTCCGCGAAAGAATTACCCGTTGTTTATCTTCTGCACGGATACAGTGACAATTACGCGGGCTGGCTAAAAAAAGCCCCCGGTTTTGAAAAGGCAGTTGATATTCATAATATGATCATTGTCTGCCCCGACGGCGGTTTCAGCAGTTGGTACTGGGATAGCCCCGTGGACCCCTCCTATCAGTACGAAACCTATGTTTCCAAAGAGCTTGTGGCATTTGTAGATCAGAAATACAAGACCATCAAAAATCGTAAGGGGCGTGGCATTACTGGCCTGAGCATGGGCGGACACGGTGCGCTATACCTGGCCATGAAGCATCAGGATGTTTTTGGTGCAGGAGGAAGCATGAGTGGCGGTCTTGATATCCGTTCGTATCCCAACAACTGGGACATGGCTAAAAGGATAGGAAAATATTCGGAACAGCCGCAGGTTTGGGAACAAAACACAGTAGCTGGTCTGCTGCATCTGCTGACGCCCAATTCGCTTGCGTTAATCATTGACTGTGGCGTAGATGATTTCTTTTTCAAAGTAAATGAAAACCTGCATGCACAGCTGCTGTATCGGGGTATCCCCCATGACTATATTACCCGTCCGGGTGCACACAGCTGGCCATACTGGGCCAATGCGGTGCAATACCAACTTCTTTATATGAGCAGCTTCTTCCAAAAAGAATCAAAGTAG
- a CDS encoding cupin domain-containing protein has translation MSAYTNPTAEQLHEELQQNLHNDHVGHTLLFENDKVKVWHITLQPGERIHYHRHNYDYFWTVLQDGVGLSNQLDGSQVHLTFSKNQTAFWNIKANGTAVHDLQNIGTGILEFITTELKY, from the coding sequence ATGTCAGCTTATACCAACCCAACTGCGGAACAGTTGCATGAAGAATTGCAGCAGAACCTGCACAACGATCATGTCGGACATACCTTACTGTTTGAAAACGACAAGGTTAAAGTATGGCACATCACCCTGCAACCCGGAGAAAGGATTCACTATCACCGTCATAATTACGATTATTTCTGGACCGTGCTGCAGGATGGCGTCGGTTTGTCCAACCAGCTGGATGGCAGCCAGGTTCATCTTACATTTTCAAAAAACCAGACCGCATTCTGGAATATCAAAGCAAACGGGACTGCCGTGCACGATTTGCAAAATATTGGAACAGGAATCCTGGAGTTTATTACAACAGAGCTTAAATATTAG
- a CDS encoding SDR family NAD(P)-dependent oxidoreductase: MSNILPGIKQFDLTGKSAVVTGGSKGLGYAMAAGLASAGARVMLVSRNAVEASAAAQLLQEQHGAEVHAYAADITQQDQTEAMALEAIRVFGQIDILINSAGINVRGAIDELSQLDFKQVMDVNVTGTWLSCRAVVPFMKKNKSGKIINLASTLGLVGLANRTPYTASKGAVVQMTRALALELAPFGINVNAICPGPFLTEMNIPVANSPETKDIILGATALGRWAELREIQGAAIFLSSEAASYMVGSILTVDGGWTAR, encoded by the coding sequence GTGAGCAATATACTTCCTGGAATTAAACAGTTTGATCTTACGGGGAAATCGGCCGTCGTAACCGGTGGTTCAAAAGGGCTGGGATATGCTATGGCGGCGGGGCTTGCTTCTGCGGGTGCCAGGGTTATGCTCGTCAGCCGTAATGCCGTGGAAGCAAGTGCTGCTGCTCAGTTGCTCCAAGAGCAGCATGGGGCGGAAGTGCATGCTTATGCGGCGGATATCACGCAACAGGATCAAACGGAAGCGATGGCTCTGGAGGCTATCCGTGTTTTCGGCCAGATCGATATTCTCATCAATTCTGCCGGAATTAATGTCCGGGGGGCGATTGATGAACTTTCTCAGCTGGATTTTAAGCAGGTCATGGATGTAAATGTAACCGGTACCTGGCTTTCCTGCAGAGCGGTGGTACCGTTTATGAAGAAAAATAAGTCGGGTAAAATCATCAATCTGGCAAGTACCCTTGGGCTGGTGGGACTTGCCAACCGCACGCCGTATACGGCCAGCAAAGGAGCCGTTGTGCAAATGACCCGTGCGCTTGCGCTTGAACTTGCACCGTTTGGGATCAATGTCAATGCAATCTGCCCCGGCCCGTTTCTGACGGAGATGAATATTCCTGTTGCGAACAGCCCGGAAACAAAGGATATTATTCTGGGTGCAACCGCGTTGGGACGATGGGCGGAACTCCGCGAAATTCAGGGTGCGGCTATTTTCTTGTCAAGCGAAGCAGCCAGTTATATGGTGGGCTCTATTCTGACTGTAGACGGAGGATGGACGGCGCGGTAA
- a CDS encoding MFS transporter, which yields MIQKILYNYRVSFSGLSREIWLLSFVVLINRCGYMAVPFMSMYITQNMHRSISDAGLIITLFGVGSVLGAMAGGYFTDIVGFRPVQIISLVISGLLFVLFGEIDDFGEICLLTVVLSFFVEAFKPANHTAIASYATNENLTRSYSLNRLATNLGFGFGTSVGGILAAINYHLLFWVDGVVYILAGLLIWILLPSSGKIIQKKPEDLSGPSPWQDPFFVRFIILVTAYMLSFLVLFRLVPVYWKEHLHINESVIGLLIGVNGIIIGLFEMVLIQNLEGRKNGSWYIGLGIIFTGASYVMLMNTGFMPVIIAAATVILFTVGEMLTIPYMATIVMSRASEHNRGKYSAAYAMSGAVAQIIGPALGGFIAEKAGYDVLWCSLVGLCAVCALGFRFIFRKETVVQSKRI from the coding sequence ATGATTCAAAAGATATTATACAATTACCGTGTTTCTTTTAGTGGTTTAAGTCGGGAAATCTGGTTGCTGAGTTTTGTGGTACTTATTAACAGATGCGGTTATATGGCTGTTCCGTTTATGAGTATGTACATTACCCAAAATATGCACCGGAGTATTTCCGACGCAGGCCTGATCATCACCTTGTTTGGTGTTGGGTCAGTACTGGGCGCTATGGCCGGAGGTTATTTTACGGATATCGTTGGTTTCAGACCGGTACAGATAATCAGTCTGGTAATCAGCGGGCTGTTGTTTGTTCTATTTGGTGAAATAGATGACTTCGGGGAGATTTGCTTACTGACGGTTGTGCTGAGTTTTTTCGTAGAGGCTTTTAAGCCGGCCAATCATACGGCGATCGCGTCTTATGCAACAAATGAAAATCTTACCAGATCCTATTCCCTCAACAGGCTCGCTACCAATCTGGGGTTTGGCTTTGGTACTTCGGTAGGAGGCATTCTGGCAGCAATCAACTACCACCTGTTATTCTGGGTAGACGGTGTGGTTTATATTCTTGCCGGTCTGCTGATCTGGATTTTATTACCTTCGTCAGGGAAAATCATTCAGAAAAAACCGGAGGATTTGTCGGGACCGTCGCCCTGGCAGGATCCGTTTTTTGTCCGGTTTATCATATTGGTGACCGCTTATATGCTCAGCTTTCTGGTGTTGTTCCGGCTTGTACCGGTGTATTGGAAGGAGCATCTGCATATCAATGAATCGGTGATCGGTCTGCTGATCGGGGTAAATGGAATCATCATCGGGCTTTTTGAAATGGTTTTAATTCAAAATCTGGAGGGGCGCAAAAATGGTTCCTGGTATATAGGGCTGGGTATTATCTTTACGGGCGCTTCTTATGTAATGTTAATGAATACAGGTTTCATGCCTGTCATAATTGCCGCCGCTACGGTAATACTGTTTACGGTAGGAGAAATGCTGACGATACCCTACATGGCTACCATCGTAATGAGCAGGGCGTCGGAACATAACCGGGGCAAGTATTCCGCGGCGTATGCTATGTCTGGAGCGGTGGCGCAGATCATCGGTCCGGCTCTGGGCGGTTTTATTGCGGAGAAAGCGGGCTATGATGTACTCTGGTGCAGTCTTGTCGGATTGTGTGCGGTGTGTGCCCTGGGTTTCCGATTTATCTTCCGCAAAGAAACTGTTGTGCAATCCAAACGGATCTGA
- a CDS encoding DUF1569 domain-containing protein produces MALPNIFSKAVTDAVIERINKLTKDTIPEWGKMTAAQMLAHCCVSYEYVFDNNHKRPGALMRWIMKSFLKNAVVGEKPYQRNSPTASDFRITDDRDFALEKERLISYLRRTQELGADYFDGRESHSFGKLNITEWNNMFYKHLDHHLTQFRV; encoded by the coding sequence ATGGCACTTCCCAATATCTTTAGCAAAGCCGTTACAGATGCTGTAATTGAACGGATCAACAAACTAACAAAAGACACGATACCGGAATGGGGCAAAATGACCGCCGCTCAAATGCTGGCTCACTGCTGCGTCTCTTATGAATATGTTTTTGACAACAACCACAAACGCCCCGGTGCTTTGATGCGATGGATTATGAAATCATTTCTTAAGAATGCCGTCGTAGGCGAAAAACCATATCAAAGAAATTCACCGACGGCTTCTGACTTTCGGATCACTGATGACCGTGATTTCGCATTAGAAAAAGAAAGGCTGATCAGCTACCTCAGAAGAACACAGGAGCTGGGGGCCGACTATTTTGACGGGAGAGAGTCACATTCTTTTGGCAAACTGAACATTACAGAATGGAATAATATGTTTTATAAACATCTCGATCACCATCTGACCCAATTCCGGGTTTAG